One window of the Cryptomeria japonica chromosome 7, Sugi_1.0, whole genome shotgun sequence genome contains the following:
- the LOC131856963 gene encoding uncharacterized protein LOC131856963 has product MDKSSRGNPGPAGIGGVGRDSLGTIQFLFNVYKGHHTNNLVEDLTILYAMEHACALGWGRVICESDSQVVVHLWSRQYLENVSWCLSLVVNQIHDLCASLDSVSFIHIPREWNGVVDCLAKWASDHMHN; this is encoded by the coding sequence ATGGACAAGTCTTCACGGGGAAATCCCGGTCCTGCTGGAATTGGTGGAGTTGGTAGAGATAGCTTGGGTACTATTCAGtttctttttaatgtttataaaGGTCATCATACTAATAATTTGGTGGAGGATCTCACTATTTTATATGCTATGGAGCATGCTTGTGCTCTTGGCTGGGGTAGGGtcatttgtgaatcagattcacaggTGGTGGTGCACTTGTGGTCTCGACAATATTTAGAGAATGTTAGTTGGTGTTTATCTTTGGTTGTTAACCAAATTCATGATTTGTGTGCTTCTTTGGATTCGGTTTCTTTTATTCATATTCCTCGAGAGTGGAATGGAGTTGTGGATTGTCTGGCCAAATGGGCTTCTGATCACATGCATAACTAG